One Candidatus Schekmanbacteria bacterium DNA segment encodes these proteins:
- a CDS encoding dehydrogenase yields MDLIISNLRIPVEKDRVDEYVKAASQKLNISNDNIQLTKILSKSLDVSSKEQFYYEITIVVSIAGNFDNTENFPVYTEKPKEDKKSKNIKERPLIIGFGPAGMFAALELIDHGIKPIIFERGKKIEERSIDIQRFIQARTLDTESNIQFGEGGAGSYSDGKLFSRINNSQYAERVLDTFITFGAPHEIGYISKPHLGTDVLCSIVKNIRGYILERGGEIHYSSKMTDVLISDGKAAGVIINGNIEYRSSIIYLAPGNSARDTFEMIRNKGIAVEQKSIFVGVRIEHPAKTINLIRYGDKYKDFPGIGAANYSLTYTDRKIRRGVYTFCMCPGGEVINASSEEGLLVVNGMSYSGRSSAFSNSAIVVTCHTDDYGSPDPLAGIEFQKKIERKAFDGGGGRWNVPAQNLVDFLSGSVSIDLNENSYKMGTTSVNMYEIFPPFVYRMLLSAFNKWKEDYPLFVSDHAILLGAETRTSSPVRIIRNEKYESVNIKNLYPIGEGSGYAGGITSSAADAIKAVECSLK; encoded by the coding sequence TTGGATTTAATAATAAGCAATTTGCGAATACCCGTTGAAAAAGACAGGGTGGATGAATATGTAAAAGCCGCTTCGCAAAAGCTGAACATCAGCAATGATAATATTCAATTGACCAAAATACTGAGCAAGTCACTTGATGTGAGCAGCAAAGAACAATTCTACTACGAAATCACAATAGTTGTAAGTATAGCCGGCAACTTCGACAACACGGAAAACTTCCCTGTATACACTGAAAAACCAAAGGAAGACAAAAAATCAAAAAACATCAAGGAGAGACCTCTCATTATAGGTTTCGGTCCTGCCGGCATGTTCGCTGCCCTTGAGCTTATTGATCATGGGATCAAGCCTATAATATTTGAAAGAGGCAAAAAGATAGAAGAACGTTCCATTGATATCCAAAGATTTATTCAGGCAAGAACGCTGGACACTGAATCAAATATCCAATTTGGTGAAGGCGGTGCCGGTTCATACTCCGACGGAAAGCTGTTTTCCAGGATAAATAATTCGCAATATGCAGAGAGAGTGCTGGATACTTTCATTACATTTGGTGCACCTCATGAAATAGGGTACATCAGCAAACCCCATCTGGGAACGGACGTGTTGTGCAGTATAGTCAAAAATATAAGGGGCTATATCCTCGAAAGAGGAGGAGAGATACATTACAGTTCAAAAATGACGGATGTGCTTATATCAGACGGCAAGGCCGCAGGAGTAATAATAAATGGGAATATAGAATATCGTTCTTCAATTATCTATCTTGCGCCGGGAAATTCTGCGCGTGATACATTTGAGATGATCCGCAATAAAGGTATTGCTGTTGAGCAAAAATCGATCTTTGTCGGTGTGAGAATAGAGCATCCTGCCAAAACAATTAATCTTATTAGATATGGAGATAAATATAAGGACTTCCCAGGCATAGGGGCTGCCAATTATTCTCTCACCTATACTGATCGAAAAATAAGAAGGGGAGTCTATACCTTCTGCATGTGCCCCGGAGGTGAGGTAATAAATGCTTCATCTGAAGAAGGCCTGCTGGTTGTAAACGGCATGAGCTATTCGGGCAGGTCATCAGCATTCTCAAATTCAGCGATCGTCGTAACCTGCCATACGGATGATTATGGATCACCTGATCCATTGGCCGGCATTGAGTTCCAAAAGAAGATAGAGCGAAAGGCCTTTGATGGCGGTGGTGGAAGATGGAATGTCCCTGCGCAGAATCTGGTGGATTTTTTATCCGGGAGTGTCTCAATTGACTTAAACGAAAATTCTTACAAGATGGGAACCACATCTGTTAATATGTATGAGATTTTTCCACCATTTGTTTACAGGATGCTTTTGTCCGCGTTCAATAAATGGAAAGAGGATTATCCATTGTTTGTTTCAGATCATGCGATATTGTTAGGCGCAGAAACAAGAACTTCCTCTCCTGTAAGAATTATTCGCAATGAAAAATATGAGTCGGTAAATATTAAAAACCTGTATCCCATAGGCGAAGGTTCAGGCTATGCAGGCGGTATAACGAGTTCGGCCGCCGATGCAATAAAGGCTGTGGAGTGCAGTCTAAAATAA